A region from the Manihot esculenta cultivar AM560-2 chromosome 13, M.esculenta_v8, whole genome shotgun sequence genome encodes:
- the LOC110629021 gene encoding cytochrome b5: MSSQGKVFNLPEVSEHNTHKDCWLVIEGKVYDVTKFLEDHPGGDEVLLAATGKDATDDFDDVGHSSSARAMMDEFYVGEIDTSTIPSRKAYTPPKQPHYNQDKTPEFIMKLLQFIVPLLILGLAFGIRFYTKKAEA; this comes from the exons ATGAGTAGTCAAGGAAAGGTCTTTAATTTGCCTGAGGTCTCTGAGCACAATACCCACAAAGATTGTTGGCTTGTTATTGAGGGGAAG GTATATGATGTGACGAAATTCCTGGAGGACCATCCTGGAGGTGATGAGGTTTTGCTGGCTGCCACAG GAAAGGATGCAACTgatgattttgatgatgttggACACAGCAGCAGTGCAAGAGCAATGATGGATGAATTCTATGTTGGTGAGATTGATACATCAACAATTCCTTCTAGGAAGGCATATACTCCTCCTAAGCAGCCTCATTACAACCAAGACAAGACACCAGAGTTCATTATGAAGCTCCTTCAGTTCATAGTTCCTCTGCTGATCTTGGGTTTGGCTTTCGGGATCCGATTCTACACCAAAAAGGCTGAAGCATAA
- the LOC110629529 gene encoding BTB/POZ domain-containing protein At5g48800 isoform X1 translates to MDKLHHHQQQQQQLSLPKCSRQRCNEWIFRDVPSDITIEVNGGTFALHKFPLVSRSGRIRKLVAEHRDADISRVELLNLPGGAEPFELAAKFCYGINFEITSANVAQLCCVSDYLEMNEEFSKDNLGSRAEEYLESIVCKNLEMCVEVLQQCENLLPLADELKIVSRCIDSIASKACAEQIASSFSRLEYSSSGRLHMNKQAKCEGDWWIEDLSVLRIDLYQRVMTAMKCRGVRPESIGASLVNYAQKELTKKSSLWNPSSQTKIDLISTGHERLVVETIVNLLPVEKLAVPISFLFGLLRSAVMLDCTIACRLDLERRIGSQLDIATIDDLLIPSFRHAGDTLFDVDTVHRILVNFSQQDDSEDDMEDASVFESDSPRSPSQTALFKVSKLADNYLAEIAPDANLKLSKFMVIAETLPAHARTIHDGLYRAIDIYLKAHQGLSDSDRKKLCKLIDFQKLSQEAGAHAAQNERLPLQAIVQVLYFEQIRLRNSLCCSYGDEDHKPMHQSWRISSGALSAAMSPRDNYASLRRENRELKLELARLRMRLNDLEKEHVCMKRDMQKSHSRKFMSSFSKKIGKLSFFGHSSSRGSSSPSKHSHRTDSRVIERTCASTD, encoded by the exons ATGGACAAGCTCCACCACCACCAACAACAGCAGCAGCAACTCTCCTTGCCTAAGTGTTCCAGGCAGCGATGCAATGAatg GATTTTTCGGGATGTCCCTAGTGATATCACAATAGAAGTGAATGGAGGGACATTCGCATTACATAAG TTCCCCCTTGTCTCTCGCAGTGGACGAATCAGAAAGTTGGTTGCAGAACATAGGGACGCTGATATCTCAAGGGTGGAGCTTCTTAATCTCCCAGGAGGAGCAGAGCCATTTGAGTTGGCTGCAAAATTCTGTTATGGAATTAACTTCGAGATTACATCTGCAAACGTTGCTCAGCTGTGTTGTGTTTCTGATTACCTTGAAATGaatgaagagttttcaaaagaCAATCTTGGTTCTCGTGCTGAAGAATATCTAGAGAGTATCGTTTGCAAGAACCTTGAAATGTGTGTTGAAGTTTTGCAACAATGTGAGAACCTACTTCCTCTTGCTGATGAGCTGAAAATAGTTAGTCGTTGCATAGATTCAATAGCTTCAAAGGCTTGTGCTGAGCAAATTGCCTCAAGCTTCTCACGCTTGGAGTATAGCAGTTCAGGGAGGCTTCACATGAACAAGCAAGCCAAGTGTGAGGGGGACTGGTGGATAGAAGATCTTTCTGTTCTTCGGATTGACCTCTATCAAAGAGTAATGACAGCTATGAAATGCCGTGGCGTCCGCCCTGAGAGTATTGGAGCATCACTTGTGAATTATGCTCAGAAGGAATTGACAAAGAAATCCAGTTTATGGAATCCTTCTAGCCAAACAAAAATTGATCTGATTTCAACGGGGCATGAAAGGCTTGTGGTTGAGACAATTGTCAACCTTTTGCCAGTTGAGAAACTTGCAGTTCCAATCAGTTTTCTTTTTGGTCTTTTGCGAAGTGCAGTCATGCTTGATTGTACAATTGCTTGTAGACTTGATCTAGAGAGGCGCATTGGTTCCCAGTTGGATATAGCAACTATTGATGATCTTCTGATTCCATCCTTCCGACATGCAGGTGATACTTTGTTTGATGTTGACACAGTTCATAGGATCTTGGTAAACTTCTCACAGCAAGATGACAGTGAAGATGATATGGAAGATGCTTCTGTCTTTGAATCAGACAGTCCTCGTTCACCGTCTCAAACTGCATTGTTCAAGGTCTCAAAATTAGCAGACAATTACTTAGCAGAAATTGCTCCAGACGCAAACCTCAAGCTTTCTAAGTTCATGGTCATTGCAGAGACTTTACCCGCACATGCACGTACCATACACGATGGACTATATCGAGCAATTGATATTTACCTCAAA GCGCATCAGGGTTTATCAGATTCTGACCGGAAGAAGCTCTGCAAACTGATTGATTTTCAGAAGCTCTCGCAAGAAGCTGGTGCACATGCTGCACAAAATGAACGCCTGCCCCTACAAGCTATCGTTCAAGTGCTTTATTTTGAGCAAATAAGGCTCAGAAATTCATTGTGCTGCTCTTACGGTGATGAAGACCACAAACCAATGCACCAGTCATGGAGGATCAGCAGTGGTGCACTCAGTGCAGCAATGTCTCCACGAGACAACTATGCATCACTTAGGCGAGAAAACCGAGAGTTGAAACTTGAGTTAGCTCGGTTACGGATGAGATTAAATGATCTCGAGAAAGAACATGTTTGTATGAAGAGAGATATGCAAAAGTCTCATTCTCGAAAATTCATGAGTTCTTTCTCCAAGAAAATCGGTAAGCTGAGTTTCTTTGGGCATAGTTCTTCAAGGGGATCAAGTTCTCCCTCAAAGCATTCTCATAGAACTGATTCTAGAGTAATCGAGAGAACATGTGCAAGCACTGATTAG
- the LOC110629529 gene encoding BTB/POZ domain-containing protein At5g48800 isoform X2 — MQSPVLHLSVSTLWIFRDVPSDITIEVNGGTFALHKFPLVSRSGRIRKLVAEHRDADISRVELLNLPGGAEPFELAAKFCYGINFEITSANVAQLCCVSDYLEMNEEFSKDNLGSRAEEYLESIVCKNLEMCVEVLQQCENLLPLADELKIVSRCIDSIASKACAEQIASSFSRLEYSSSGRLHMNKQAKCEGDWWIEDLSVLRIDLYQRVMTAMKCRGVRPESIGASLVNYAQKELTKKSSLWNPSSQTKIDLISTGHERLVVETIVNLLPVEKLAVPISFLFGLLRSAVMLDCTIACRLDLERRIGSQLDIATIDDLLIPSFRHAGDTLFDVDTVHRILVNFSQQDDSEDDMEDASVFESDSPRSPSQTALFKVSKLADNYLAEIAPDANLKLSKFMVIAETLPAHARTIHDGLYRAIDIYLKAHQGLSDSDRKKLCKLIDFQKLSQEAGAHAAQNERLPLQAIVQVLYFEQIRLRNSLCCSYGDEDHKPMHQSWRISSGALSAAMSPRDNYASLRRENRELKLELARLRMRLNDLEKEHVCMKRDMQKSHSRKFMSSFSKKIGKLSFFGHSSSRGSSSPSKHSHRTDSRVIERTCASTD, encoded by the exons ATGCAATCACCGGTTTTACATCTTTCAGTGTCTACGTTATG GATTTTTCGGGATGTCCCTAGTGATATCACAATAGAAGTGAATGGAGGGACATTCGCATTACATAAG TTCCCCCTTGTCTCTCGCAGTGGACGAATCAGAAAGTTGGTTGCAGAACATAGGGACGCTGATATCTCAAGGGTGGAGCTTCTTAATCTCCCAGGAGGAGCAGAGCCATTTGAGTTGGCTGCAAAATTCTGTTATGGAATTAACTTCGAGATTACATCTGCAAACGTTGCTCAGCTGTGTTGTGTTTCTGATTACCTTGAAATGaatgaagagttttcaaaagaCAATCTTGGTTCTCGTGCTGAAGAATATCTAGAGAGTATCGTTTGCAAGAACCTTGAAATGTGTGTTGAAGTTTTGCAACAATGTGAGAACCTACTTCCTCTTGCTGATGAGCTGAAAATAGTTAGTCGTTGCATAGATTCAATAGCTTCAAAGGCTTGTGCTGAGCAAATTGCCTCAAGCTTCTCACGCTTGGAGTATAGCAGTTCAGGGAGGCTTCACATGAACAAGCAAGCCAAGTGTGAGGGGGACTGGTGGATAGAAGATCTTTCTGTTCTTCGGATTGACCTCTATCAAAGAGTAATGACAGCTATGAAATGCCGTGGCGTCCGCCCTGAGAGTATTGGAGCATCACTTGTGAATTATGCTCAGAAGGAATTGACAAAGAAATCCAGTTTATGGAATCCTTCTAGCCAAACAAAAATTGATCTGATTTCAACGGGGCATGAAAGGCTTGTGGTTGAGACAATTGTCAACCTTTTGCCAGTTGAGAAACTTGCAGTTCCAATCAGTTTTCTTTTTGGTCTTTTGCGAAGTGCAGTCATGCTTGATTGTACAATTGCTTGTAGACTTGATCTAGAGAGGCGCATTGGTTCCCAGTTGGATATAGCAACTATTGATGATCTTCTGATTCCATCCTTCCGACATGCAGGTGATACTTTGTTTGATGTTGACACAGTTCATAGGATCTTGGTAAACTTCTCACAGCAAGATGACAGTGAAGATGATATGGAAGATGCTTCTGTCTTTGAATCAGACAGTCCTCGTTCACCGTCTCAAACTGCATTGTTCAAGGTCTCAAAATTAGCAGACAATTACTTAGCAGAAATTGCTCCAGACGCAAACCTCAAGCTTTCTAAGTTCATGGTCATTGCAGAGACTTTACCCGCACATGCACGTACCATACACGATGGACTATATCGAGCAATTGATATTTACCTCAAA GCGCATCAGGGTTTATCAGATTCTGACCGGAAGAAGCTCTGCAAACTGATTGATTTTCAGAAGCTCTCGCAAGAAGCTGGTGCACATGCTGCACAAAATGAACGCCTGCCCCTACAAGCTATCGTTCAAGTGCTTTATTTTGAGCAAATAAGGCTCAGAAATTCATTGTGCTGCTCTTACGGTGATGAAGACCACAAACCAATGCACCAGTCATGGAGGATCAGCAGTGGTGCACTCAGTGCAGCAATGTCTCCACGAGACAACTATGCATCACTTAGGCGAGAAAACCGAGAGTTGAAACTTGAGTTAGCTCGGTTACGGATGAGATTAAATGATCTCGAGAAAGAACATGTTTGTATGAAGAGAGATATGCAAAAGTCTCATTCTCGAAAATTCATGAGTTCTTTCTCCAAGAAAATCGGTAAGCTGAGTTTCTTTGGGCATAGTTCTTCAAGGGGATCAAGTTCTCCCTCAAAGCATTCTCATAGAACTGATTCTAGAGTAATCGAGAGAACATGTGCAAGCACTGATTAG